A region of the Elusimicrobiota bacterium genome:
CAAATTGTGTGGGCATGGTTACTGACTATCCCAATAGCTGCGTTGATTAGCGCAGGGTCTTACGCTTTAATAATTTTTGTACGTTCAATGATTATCAAGTAAATAAAAGCTGGTTTGGAGGGTATTATTCACAATGGTAAATGAGTTGGTACAGTCAGACTTAAAGACAATAAAACTGTTATTCCGCGGGAAAGTGCGTGATGTATACGATCTGGAGGATAAATTATTGATTGTTGCGACTGACAGGATTTCTGCGTTTGATTATATTCTCCCGACACCTGTTACGGGTAAAGGAAAGATATTGACCAGGATGTCAGTTTTTTGGTTCCACAAACTCGCTGGTGTTGTTGAGAACCATTTGATTGAAACTGATGCTGCGAAGTATCCTGAACAGTTACGTGAGTACGAGGAACAGTTAGAGGGGCGTTCAATGCTTGTAAAGAAAGCTAGGCGTATCAACGTTGAATGCGTAGTCCGGGGTTATCTTGCGGGGTCTGCATGGAAAGAATACCAGAAAACGGGTACTGTCTGCGGGATCGCTCTACCTTCCGGGATGAAAGAATCACAGAAAATAGAGAATCCTATCTTTACCCCAGCATTAAAGTCAATGTCAGGGCATGATATTAATGTGTCTGAACAGGAAGTTATTAATAATGAAGGATACGAAATTGCTAAGTTTTTGAAGGATACAAGTTTGGAGTTATACTCAACCGCGCGGGATTATGCCGATACAAAAGGGTTAATCCTTGCGGATACAAAATTTGAGTTTGGCATTCTTGAAGGTAAAACTGCGCCGATACTTATTGACGAAGTACTGACACCTGATTCATCAAGGTATTGGGAAAAAGATAAGTATGCTGTTGGGCAATCACAGGAAAGTTTTGATAAGCAATTTGTGCGGGATTACCTTGAATCCATAAAATGGGATAAACAACCGCCGGTACCGTCTCTGCCGGAAGAGATTGTTAAAAAAACGTTAGAAAAATATGAGGAAGCGTATAAGAGGTTAATCGGGAAGTAAGTGATGGGAGAGAAAAAATAATTATGGCGCAAAACAGTAAGTATTTAATTGAAATCGTACCCAAGGTATTATCTTCATCAGCGTCTATGGTTAAGAGTATTGAAGATTTGCAGGTAAACGGTGTTACCGCAGTGTACGTTTCAACACTTTATATGGTATACGGTGAACTCTCAACGAGTGATGCAAAACGTTTAGCTGCGGAATTATTAACGGATCCTATCACCCAGAATTATATTATCACCTCACCGGATGATGTGAAACCCGGGACAA
Encoded here:
- a CDS encoding phosphoribosylaminoimidazolesuccinocarboxamide synthase; its protein translation is MVNELVQSDLKTIKLLFRGKVRDVYDLEDKLLIVATDRISAFDYILPTPVTGKGKILTRMSVFWFHKLAGVVENHLIETDAAKYPEQLREYEEQLEGRSMLVKKARRINVECVVRGYLAGSAWKEYQKTGTVCGIALPSGMKESQKIENPIFTPALKSMSGHDINVSEQEVINNEGYEIAKFLKDTSLELYSTARDYADTKGLILADTKFEFGILEGKTAPILIDEVLTPDSSRYWEKDKYAVGQSQESFDKQFVRDYLESIKWDKQPPVPSLPEEIVKKTLEKYEEAYKRLIGK